The genomic segment tgtgtgtgtcatggTTTTGTTAATTTCACATGAACTACAGTTGCTACTGCTGCTGCATTCATGGTTTGTAGGAAATATGAGCACTTCAGTGCTATGAAAGACTTATTCTACTATGTTATTCCTCCACAGATACGAGCCTAAGACCAACGAGCTGATCAACGAGGAGCTCGGCATTGCCTATCCCATCATCGACGGCATTCCCAACATGATCCCTCAGGAGGCCAGACTCATTCGAAAAGATGCTTCAGACACACCTGCACAATAACAGAAACGCCTTCACTTTGAGTTGAcctgagcaaaaacaaactggaCGCTGgctttaaaaaactgtttgactAAATAAAATTGAGGTGTTGGATTATTTCAGTTGTATTTTGGCATTCTAGCCAAAGCGCACGTAACGCATCATCATCCGGCTGCGCGTTACCGCCGAGCCCATCTGCAAACATGTTGTCCCTGTCTGTGATGGTGGGACTGGTCCCCATAGTGTCGCTCTTTGGTTTGTTCTACTCTGCGGCGGTGGATGAGAACTTCCCTCAGGGctgcaccagcagcagcagtctgtGCTTCTACAGCCTGCTGCTGCCCGTCACCATCCCCGTCTACGTCTTCTTCCACCTCTGGAGCTGGATGGGGATCAAGCTTTTCAGGCACAACTAGGCTGGTTTCTCAACACAGATGTGTTGAGTTGCCAGCCTCACACAGTTGTAACACATCTGTGTGGCTGAAGTGGCTTTCATTTTTTAAGCCCTTTGGTTGGAGGAAGGTAAAGACAGATGGCGCATGGATGctttttaaagctgaaaatatttttccatagGGTCTGGCCTCCCGACATATAGAGTATGAGACAGAGTATGTTAGTCATTACAGCTGTTAAACAAACCCCTGGATATCATTTGCACATGAAGTAGAAGGCTGTATATTTTCTGAGCAAATAATAAAATTCTTTATGCAAATCCACTGTTTCCATACTCGAGTCCTGACTTCACAAAACGGGAACATCTACTCgttttaaataaatgcatttgaaTTGATAACAGACTACATTTGTGCAGAATCGACTGTGCTGTGATCTGCAGTGTCTCAGTTTTGTTGCATTCAGAAAATTCACAAGCTGATATTTAAAAGTGGAACTCAGGCAAACCTGCCTGACAGCTCGAACATGACAGAACACCCAAAACTTTCAAGTCGCGCTGCACAACACCGTCCTCAGACGTGTTCTACCACAGTTCATGTTGAACTCATGAAAGCATGTTTTTTCTTCTGATGAACGTTGGGAACGTTCAGCAGGAGCCTTCAGTGTGCATCTTAGAGGGAAAAGCGATCTGACAGCATTAGAGCTGCTGACTTTCTGCTCAAAGACTTGGGTTGAGCTCGATTTTCAGGAGCAATGCAAATTTGACACACGCTGCTCTTCAACTGAAGCCACGAAAACTGAACCCGCGTTGCAGAAATGATGCGGTGTCTGCTGGAAAAGTTTTGGGAATACACAAACTGTGACATTCTGAGGCTTTTATGTGAATCAGGTCAGAGTGTAGAAACCTGAAGATCTCAGTGGTCCTTCCTGCTTTTGAGTTTCAAACTTTGCTTGCCTTCATTTTTCCTTTGATGTTAaacttttttcttctgtgttcTCACAGTCATGCTgtgtttcttctccttttttctttcctcacagcCGCTCATCCTTCTCtgaaacagaaagagacaggCTGGTTATTTTATTGAATTAGCATGTCTTAGTGCTCTTTGGAATGAGCAGAGATGGCCAGCATTGAGCTGCTGACGGTCATTTTAAGTTGGAGAAAGTTGAAAAGACTCACTGCTTGTTTGATTTGACAGTTTTGCAGACAACAGCACACAGAGCACTTGTATCACCAGTCATGAGCAAACTTCCACTGGCTCTACACAATACATATATCACAACAAAAAAATTTGATGCCTGTGACATTCAGGAGTCTTTCTCTGGCTTTATGTGGCCAGGTTCTGTGTAGTTTTACTGAGCACGTATGTGCACATCTATCCATAAACTGGATTAATCATGCAAAGTGCACGAATGTGAGATCCACGTGGCTGTATGAGGTGCTGTTAATGTTACGTTTGGTGCCTTTAAAGTTACCCTTGAGGATAGATATTGCTTTTATATATGACTTATTAGTTTCCCAGGTGAAATATGGATATGGCATCCTACAGTTGCACCAGTTGCACAGTGGCCAGCAATGCATGCAACACCTGCCCTGACCTCATTCATTAATGAATCTGTGGAGGATGGTCATCATTTCCTCCACAGTGCTTTTGGTCATCCTGCACAGTGTGGCAAGAAAACGAACCTTGCCATCGTCCAGCAGGAGGCTCCACAGACCAGCCAAAAGTTATTACCAGACCCGTCACGGCTCCATCACTGTGGGCAGGCAGATGGAGCAGCATGTAAGTGTTGTTGATAGTCTGAATGCTGGTTTGAGATCAGCTTCAGTGATGAAGGAGGACATTCGGTGTGCATAAGGAGATTTAAAAGCAGTCTTTAAGACCCCCAACTAGCTCAAACATGAGATATCCACTTAAGCCCCACGCCCCCGGTACCgggggcaaaaaggaggagatcacgtttaatcggttataacacgGGTTGATaaatataagtccagacatgtgtggtatccacagaaacctcagaatctcagctaaaatgtcatataaaccatttctacaaccaccaaacacactgAATTTATATGTTGGTTACTGAATTTCTGGAACCAAATGTGAACTgaggcatatttttaaaagggttatatgctaaaaaaaaatttaaaaaaatcggTGAGGATAAAATctacttactttttctgtgttccagtctcagtaactttgacacagtaatatctgcttcaatatttacacctctgatgaaatttcccaagtgttagctttattttgataccaagcTTGTAaggacagagtttgtaattgcagagaaataattaattaaatttggGCATtacattttcgagcaggaagctcagaaaccccCTTGGAGCTTAAGAGGATATAATACGCTGCACAGGCAaactcatttgttttgtttctgagcAAATCAGTTAAGCCAGGactaaagttaagcttcataactgCATGAATGtaagttttatattttactgGAGCAGTGCTAGTCaatcctttccttttttttttaattccctaAATatagaaatgttttgtttgttgtaataatttgttttgcatcaaacatttttaaaaatattttaatccaGAGACAAAACTCAGcttctggaaaagaaaaaacgaTCACTTTATGAGTCCTAATATTTGTGTTGTAAACACAAGTTCTCTAAAATATTTATAAGAATTGATAAGAATAGGAAGATCgctaaaactattaaaacctcATTTTAACATGATTTTGTTCAATAAGCCTCATAAGTTATGGGTAAACAACATGACCCTTGTGTTGCTGTCATATAGTGACTGATGCTGATCAACTGTATTTGGCTTTGCAGTAGTgcaagtcttgagtcacccctcgtttctttat from the Oreochromis niloticus isolate F11D_XX linkage group LG7, O_niloticus_UMD_NMBU, whole genome shotgun sequence genome contains:
- the pyurf gene encoding protein preY, mitochondrial isoform X2, which encodes MLSLSVMVGLVPIVSLFGLFYSAAVDENFPQGCTSSSSLCFYSLLLPVTIPVYVFFHLWSWMGIKLFRHN